A single Aspergillus chevalieri M1 DNA, chromosome 3, nearly complete sequence DNA region contains:
- a CDS encoding HIG1 domain-containing protein (COG:S;~EggNog:ENOG410PIQU;~InterPro:IPR040153,IPR007667;~PFAM:PF04588;~TransMembrane:3 (o20-38i119-140o152-171i)) has protein sequence MKLLTKEEEDAHYSSVLKGGTLGTLAGLAAGVGGVMFAQKRYATIRNLTLPMKSFLVTSSGTFVGIISADNASRSFEASRNAERQWYENREQRLREEELQGMSFMDRAFAFARREKYKIVSATWVASMIGSWVFVGRNPYLSGQQKIVQARVYAQGLTLAVLVASAAFEISDQRKGRGMLKQGQEGKADMNAAAKEQAAEEQQGDLWKDMVAAEEQRLKQKHQSLYEKPHAHAQAPADEGEKTEKGGEKKKEN, from the exons ATGAAGCTTTTaacaaaggaagaagaggatgcgCACTACAG CTCCGTCCTCAAAGGCGGCACCCTGGGCACACTCGCCGGTCTTGCCGCAGGCGTGGGCGGCGTAATGTTCGCCCAAAAACGCTATGCCACAATCCGCAACCTCACCCTCCCCATGAAATCCTTCCTCGTCACCTCCTCGGGAACTTTCGTCGGAATCATCTCCGCTGATAACGCCTCGCGCTCCTTCGAAGCCTCCCGCAACGCCGAACGCCAATGGTACGAGAACCGCGAGCAGCGCCTCCGCGAGGAGGAGCTGCAGGGGATGAGTTTTATGGACCGTGCTTTCGCGTTTGCCCGCCGCGAGAAGTACAAGATTGTCAGTGCTACGTGGGTTGCTAGTATGATTGGGTCGTGGGTGTTTGTGGGCCGGAACCCGTATTTGTCTGGACAGCAGAAGATTGTGCAGGCGCGTGTGTATGCGCAAGGTCTGACGCTGGCGGTGTTGGTTGCGTCGGCAGCGTTTGAGATTTCGGATCAGAGGAAGGGTCGTGGGATGTTGAAGCAGGGGCAGGAGGGTAAGGCGGATATGAATGCGGCGGCTAAGGAGCAGGCTGCGGAGGAGCAACAGGGAGATTTGTGGAAGGATATGGTTGCTGCTGAGGAGCAGAGGTTAAAGCAGAAGCATCAGTCGTTGTATGAGAAGCCGCACGCGCATGCTCAGGCTCCGGCTGACGAGGGTGAGAAGACTGAGAAGGGgggtgagaagaagaaggagaactAA